The genome window GCTACCGCCGCAGGCGCCTGCCTTACCGCCGCCCTCCTGGCCCCGGCCGCCTCGGCGCAGGCCACGCTGCCCGTGCAGACGCTGCGGGCCGGCATGCACCTCATCCACGCCGAGGTCGCCAGCACCCCGCCCACCCGCGAGCGCGGCCTGATGTTCCGCGAACAGCTGGGGCCCAACCAGGGCATGCTCTTCATTTTCGAGATGCCCGGCACCCAGTGCATGTGGATGCGCAATACGCTGATCCCGCTGTCGGTGGCCTTCATCGCCGATGACGGCACCATCGCGAACATCGAAGACATGGCCCCCAAGACGGAAGACAGCCACTGCGCGGTCCAGCCCGTCCGCTACGCGCTGGAAATGGAGCGCGGCTGGTTCGCCAAGCGCGGACTGAAGGCCGGCTCGCGCCTGGAAGGCATACCCCGCGCCCGCTAGCCGTCCCCCCGGCCTTGCGCCTGGCGTAAAACTCTTTTCCGATTTTTCCATTTCAATCGTTCCCGGCCACGTCTACAGTAGCCGGCCTGAGCACGCCCACCGCAGGCGAAAGACCCAAGCATCCAGGAGACCAGGCGCCATGCGCAACCTGAACGAAGACACCATCACCCAGGCCGTCCTGGCCCGGCACGCCCAGGCGCCCGACGCCCGTCTCAAAGAGATCATGACCAGCCTCGTGCAGCACCTGCACGAATTCGCCCGCGAGGTGAAGCTGACGGAGGCCGAATGGGCCGCGGGCATCGAATTCCTGACCGCCACGGGCCACATCACCGACGACAAGCGCCAGGAATTCATCCTGCTGTCCGACACGCTCGGCCTGTCGACGCTGGTGACGGCGATGAACCACCGCAAGCCGCCCGCCTGTACGGAAGCCACGGTCTTCGGCCCCTTCTTCGTCGAAGGCGCGCCCGACTACGCGCTGGGCGAGGACATCGCCAACGGCGCCAAGGGCGATCCGTGCTTCGTGCGCGGCACGGTCCGGAGTGCGGATGGCACCCCCGTGGGCGGCGCGGAAATGGAGGTCTGGCAGGCGGACGCCGAAGGTTTCTACGACGTGCAGAACCCGGACGATCCCACGCATCGGGGCCGGGGACGCATCCATTCCGCGCCCGACGGCAGCTTCCACTTCCGCTCCATCCTGGCCGAAGCCTATCCCATCCCCCACGACGGCCCGGTCGGCCGCATGCTGGCCGCGCTGGGCCGCCATCCCTGGCGGCCGGCCCACCTGCATTTCATGATCCGCGCCGAGGGTTACGAGACCCTGGTGACCCACGTGTTCCGCGACGGCGACCAGTATCTGGATTCCGACGCGGTGTTCGGCGTGCGCTCGTCGCTGATCGCGCAATGGCTGCGGCACGAGCCCGGCCCCACGCCCGACGGCGGCACCAGCGCGCAGCCCTTCCACACCCTGGACTTCGACTTCGTGCTGAACCCGGCGTCCGGATCCGCCCCCTGACTTCCCTGACTGGAGGAGACATGTACGACCAAGAAAAACTCGCCATACGCGAACTGGTGGAGAACTGGGCGCTGTGGCGCGACGCCGGCGACTGGGAGCGCTTCGCCACCGTCTGGCATGAGGACGGCCGCATGAACGCGACCTGGTGCCAGGCCTCGGCCACCGAATTCATCCGGCAGAGCCGCGAAGGGATGGAGCGCGGCGTCAACATCCTGCACTTCCTGGGCGGCATGACCATCGACCGCGAAGGCGACCGGGCCGTCGTCCAGACCAAGATGACCATTTCCCAGCGCGCCACCGTGGACGGCGTGCCGTGCGACGTGGTGTGCACCGGCCGCTTCTACGATTTCCTGGAAAAGCGCGGCGGCCGCTGGGGCATGGTCGAACGCCAGCCGATCTACGAAAAGGACCGGATGGACCCGGTGGACCCGGCCGCCCGCCCGGAACTGGACGCGGCGCTGCTGGCCCGCTTCCCCGAGGGCTATCGCCACCTGGCCTATCTGCAGGTCAAGATAGGCATGGACGTCAAGACCACCATGCCCGGCCTGCACGGCCAGGAAGTCCAGGCGCTGTACGCTCGCGGCAAAGCCTGGCTGGCGGGATCCGCGCGGCCCTGACGCCTCGCGGGCAAGCTTGCCGCCGCCCCTGCAGCGGCGGCAAACCACAATAAGAAGCACCCAGGAGACTATCCATGTTCCATACCGACCCGAAACGGCCGGGCGCGTTGCTGTGCGCGCTCGCCATGACCCTGGCCCTGCCCGCGGCCGCCCAGGACTGGCCCAGCCGGCCCGTGCGCATGGTGGTGGGCTTCGCGCCCGGCGGCGGCACCGACATCATCGCCCGGATGGTGGCCCAGCCGCTGGCAGAAATCCTGGGCCAGCCCATCGTGGTGGAGAACAAGCCCGGCGCCGGCGGCACCCTGGCCGCGGGCACGGTGGCGCGCGCCGCGCCGGACGGCCACACGGTATTCGTCATGA of Pigmentiphaga sp. H8 contains these proteins:
- a CDS encoding nuclear transport factor 2 family protein, which encodes MYDQEKLAIRELVENWALWRDAGDWERFATVWHEDGRMNATWCQASATEFIRQSREGMERGVNILHFLGGMTIDREGDRAVVQTKMTISQRATVDGVPCDVVCTGRFYDFLEKRGGRWGMVERQPIYEKDRMDPVDPAARPELDAALLARFPEGYRHLAYLQVKIGMDVKTTMPGLHGQEVQALYARGKAWLAGSARP
- a CDS encoding intradiol ring-cleavage dioxygenase, with the translated sequence MRNLNEDTITQAVLARHAQAPDARLKEIMTSLVQHLHEFAREVKLTEAEWAAGIEFLTATGHITDDKRQEFILLSDTLGLSTLVTAMNHRKPPACTEATVFGPFFVEGAPDYALGEDIANGAKGDPCFVRGTVRSADGTPVGGAEMEVWQADAEGFYDVQNPDDPTHRGRGRIHSAPDGSFHFRSILAEAYPIPHDGPVGRMLAALGRHPWRPAHLHFMIRAEGYETLVTHVFRDGDQYLDSDAVFGVRSSLIAQWLRHEPGPTPDGGTSAQPFHTLDFDFVLNPASGSAP
- a CDS encoding DUF192 domain-containing protein; protein product: MTRIRSFLPRLATAAGACLTAALLAPAASAQATLPVQTLRAGMHLIHAEVASTPPTRERGLMFREQLGPNQGMLFIFEMPGTQCMWMRNTLIPLSVAFIADDGTIANIEDMAPKTEDSHCAVQPVRYALEMERGWFAKRGLKAGSRLEGIPRAR